Genomic window (Alnus glutinosa chromosome 9, dhAlnGlut1.1, whole genome shotgun sequence):
TAAATGGGTTTTATAAATaggtgtgaagagtagcattactcaagaAATAATTCCAAAGATACATGTTTATGTGATCAATACAATTTTTCCTGAGCTACATCCAAAAATTTGGCACTCTTTATTCCTTTAGTTGGAGGGTTTCAGCTACAGACGTTGGCATAAATCTGAAGACAATTTAGATAAGGTACACAGACACGTCTTGGTACATTATGCTTATGTGCATGAATGATGCATTTCTTTATTAGAATGAAGTTCCTATCTAGCATATACAAAAAGGGGATCATGTCGCCGGTCCATTGAGACTTCCACCCTGACCACCACCAGCAATAAATCGGCAAATAATGTTTGCttaacttcttcttctcgtcACAGAGTCACTTCAATGCATTAAAAATTGCCAATAGCGTCGCTAAACACTTTAAAGCATTAAACCATAGAAGAAGTCGTGCTCAAAACCCAAGTTCTGAAATCCCAATCCTAGAACTGCACTGGCATATACAATCTGAATTTTCTGTTTAAGGAGTTGACATATTCCTGACCACAATAGAATAAGAAAACTTTTTAGAATTTGTTAATATGTGCAGGAACCATTAGCTGTTAGTTGTTAGCCAGAGTTTCATATTTTGTGCTCAAAAGTCTGCTTGTAAAAACCTGTTGCTTGAGAAACAATGATCTGGATATATCAGCAAATAAGagctacttttttcttttctttttttcttcttcttttcttttttattttttattttttatttttttattatagatAATAGGAGCTACTTTTAGTGGAGACTTTTATATTCCTTACCTGCGCTCTGTGCACATTCTTGTGATTTAACAAAAGGTGTGGTTTGTTCCTCTGGATTTGGATTGACCATCAATAGAGCTATTTGTGATCTTAATTTTTGTGGGCCAGGTATTGTCCCTTTCATTGAGCTTCTAGATGAGGTGTCAGAGTCCTCCTTTTTACTATTTTCCACACCTATTCCTGCAGGAACTTGTTGACAGTCTGGTTCCACTGCTGATGAGAACAATGAGACGTTAGAATCTTCTTTTGGGTTGACAACACTATAATCTAAATCAGATGGCAAAACGTGGCAGCAACCAATGTTCTCTGGCAAGAAACTGACTGGGCATCTTGTTTCACCTTTTACCGCCTGAATCATAGACATTAAATTGATACCATTATCATCATGATCTGGGTAGAAAGTACAGCCACAAATATTGGGTGAAAAAGAAGTGCCACGCTCATTGTCCACTATTAATGGGCAATTTACCAAATCTCTTTTTTGTATCATTAAGTCACCATCAATCACATGCAATACACAATTGGAACCAGATCTTGAGTCCTTACTGAGGCAGTCCTCCATAAGTGTTTGAGGTTTATCAACATCAACTTGTTTCTCCAATTTTTCAGGGTAAAAGATCTCTTTCGTTTTAAAGTTATAATTATGCACTTTCCCATCTCTAAGTTTGTTCTCTTTCTTCTGCCCATTCAACCCATATTTCTTCTCAGAAGTAGGAATAGCTAGAACCCGTTTACTCCTATGAGAACAACTATTGATAGAAGGTTCATTCTTATGTAGATGAAGCCACTTGTCAACCTTCATAAAATTTGTAGAGCTACATTTATTTTTCAGTCTATTTCCACATCCCTCACTATGACTAAGGTGAGCATTTTGATTGAGTGACCCCCTTGGTGATATTTCCTGTTCTGGGAATGCAACCGCTTTAATATCACATTCAGATGTGTCTTGGCTGTATTCTGTTTCAATATCTGCAGTACCTTTCGTGTTCAAACCCAACACACAGCTACTTCTGGATATACTGCACTCTGAGCTGTAGTCTGAATTACCCTTTACAGGGAAGGTCACAGACTCAGCACGATGAGACACTGGCCTTCTCCTTCTTGCAGGGAATATGTGTTTCTCTTCTAAATTTGGGTAATCTAGTCCAGATTTTCTTCTGCTGCATATAGTTGGCCTCATAAATCTTGGTAACTGTGACATGATACTTATGGGGACATCTCTAGTCTTGTTACTTAAAATTTCAAGATTAGGTTGGGGCAGTCCAATAGATAAATGGGTATCATCCAGCTGCTGACTAGAATTTTGTCCAGTCCTTGTTATTGTTTCTAATTTCTCGTTTAACTTTTCAATGTTTCTCCTAACATTTCGACGCTCTTCCTCGACCATTTTCATCTTTTGCTGCAGATTTCTCATTGCAACTTCCTTCTCGTTCCTTTTTTCctgcttttgaaaatttcacCTCAGTGGTCATATCAAATTTCACAAGATCAAAATGGATATAAGAAGCAACATTAAGCATCAGTCGCCATGAAGCTTGGAAATGGCAATTCTAGCCAATAACCAGGTAATGCACCCTACACATTAGTTGTTGGTGGAAATGTctttattgtcatttttttttatggcccTGGTATTGTCATTAAATTGTGATTGCTCACAGCCGTATTGGATGTTATTTGATGCACCAAAATGCTTATTCATATGTTATAATCTATAAGATTGTTAACAGGAAACATCTAATAGAGTGCATCTTTttctaaactgtaattttcctGGATAATAATTATAGTTTAACTAGACTATTAACATAATCTTCTTTTGTCCTGTGTGATTCTCATCAAAGTCAGATTTGAACATTTTATAGATGtggtttcttgttcttttcttttctttttttgtgtttgtCTCTCTTATTACGTGTTTTATTGGTAATATCCGTTCCTCTAGAtatacaaaatttaataaacaTCTATCAAGTATCTTGTTCCATCATAAAGGCTCTATCACGTTTATTCATATATGTAGTATAAACTCATCAACATCTTATCATTatttaatgaattaaaaacatCAAAGTATGTAACTTTTTCTTGGATCCCGATAATTTAAATTTGGATCTTCTTTTTACTGTTTAATCTTACTTTTCCAGCTTCTATACTTGGGCAGCAAGCATTATTAAATTTCTTAAATGGCAATGTAAGATACACAATGTTAAATTTACTTACAGTTGAGTCTACAGTCCCCAGCTCAATACTTCTAGCCCTTGTtgcaaaatttaaagaacatATTGTCTCACACAGATCTTCTTCTTTGGGACTAACATGGACAAGCATCAGCGTTTTTGAACCCTCTCCTGAAGTTAGGAAGATGTTGGATGAAGGCAAGAGAAAGTTTCTATTAGGCTGATAAACAAGAACAATCATATGCATGCCAGAAGCACTGATAGGAGGGGAACATTCCAATGAAATATTCATACCGTCTCCCTCCCTAGCAGAAATTTACGTAGAATTATTTCCATAAATAAATGTGACTATGAAAGAAGAGATACATGTTTACGTTTGCTCCATGAGTTTCCCAAGTGGCACCCTTGAATGGTAAAAACAGACCACCACCCATCCCATACCATATATATGATTAAGGTTGGGAGTGGCTTGTTAGGGCTTGTGATTATTGTTCTCTCCCAACTTTGACTATATGGTATGATATAATGACTAGATTGACCATTTCGCATGGCAGGTAATAAAGAGGtcaataatgaaaataattaccGAGAGAATCTTTAAGAACTTGCGTCAGCTTGCTATTCCTgtcaggaaaaataaaaaaaaaaaaaaaaaatttaagttctCATTTAGGGTTTGATCCATAATGCTGGAGAAGCCCACTAAATAACCAACCCTTATTGACAGGTATAATCATACATAATAATCACTATTTcactattttcattatttattccATTATTTCGACTTCCACTAGCTGGACAGCTGAAAAAGTTAATCGAAATGCAAATTTTTGTGCCCATCATGTGACAATTTGGACTGTAACCAAAATGTTTTCTAACTGCAttctcatcatttttcctttctctagttcttttcctttttcccatAATATTTTCGGAGTGTATTCCATCTTTTCCCATTTCTTTAGTTCTTTTCCACTGTAGTGGAAAAGATTCCCTCTCTTCCttttggccttgtttggtaaggaaaGGGAAATTGGTAGTGGGAGTTGGAAGTGATAATtggaagtgatagatgtgatataaagtaaaaaaaatttgtatagaaaagtgaaaaaaaaaaaaaattgtattacagtgaattttttttatttaaataataataaaaaattattgatgtgatataaagttagaatgttttgaaattgattgtttttgggATAAGCGaagagggaaaatgaaaaaaataaaaaaaattatcccccCTTACCCTTACCTccctttggtttttttattttaaatgattgaaaattaaaattgatgtgatataaagttgaaataatttatatgaaaaagtgaaaaaaaaataaaaataaataaataaataaataaaataaattgtattgtaatgaattttttatttaaaaagtaataaaaaagtattgatgtgatataaaaagtaaaaaaaattaaaaatattttaaagttgatgttttttttttagagaagtgaaGGGAAGAGGAGGGAAAAGCCGTTTTCAAACGGCTCTAGTCAAACAaggtctttatttatttttattttttttatatataaaggtCTTTATGTTCTTTAGCTTTCTGTTTCTCAATGTACTTAAAAGGAAAGTTGTTTCTCAATGTACTTAAAGTTGTTAGTCAATTAATCTCACTGACCACGGATGGGTCAACATAATAAAACAAGAGTGGCATTTAATGAAAAGCTCCTTTCTGATTTGTGTCAAATCCTACATTAATTGAGTTGACTTCGATAGTTTTCCAGTGGTCTGCGAGAATCTCGTTTCTACCTTGATCAATGATATAACTTTAGTTAGAGCTAAATGGcggagaattcaaaaaaaaaaaaaaaatatatatatatatatatatatatatatatatatatatagccagcTGCTACTCAATAAGGAATAAGGCTTCATTGAGTTGAGTGCTGCTGTTACCTATAAGGTACATGAAACCTTCTCCTTTGAAGGGCATTGATGACATCTCCAAGCGCAGAAAGTGCTAAGTTAATGGCTTTTCCTTCTTCAAATCTTCTCCCCGATGCCTTCGTCTTTAGTACACGCTCACTTCCACCAAGGTCAATAAACCAAACTTTATTTGTTTCCCTTTGCCTCTCAGGGGCATCGAAACATGTGATCGATAGGCGAATCAGGCTATTAAAGCAGCAAGCAAAAAGGATAAACTCAGAACAGAACATCATTATTGTTCACTGATCAGTTCTAGAATTAGTACTTCGAACTCAGAGCAGATTTATGGTGTTCAAGCTTCTCTCTCACTCCTGCTAAACGGAGTTCAGTATTTTGGGCCCCTGTTTATTCAAACGTTGAAGACAgttctttataattttattaagggAAAGGACTTACCTGTGTGATCTGCTAGAATTCGTGTTAGAATTTGTTGAAGCAGTTGATCTGGACTGGCATCCTAGTCTATACAGTCTCAACGCTTGGTTGAAGTCACTCACTTGGATGGCCACAAGGTTGTCTATTTCAATCCCTCCCTTGGGATCTGTTTGGATAGAAAGACTGTAcagaatttatttataaaattatgtcAGTAAGCACTGCCTTTACACATCTAACAAGTAGAAACTTAAAAGGCCCAGGAGTTTCATTCTCCAGTAAGCTTTCATCGTAGTCGAGGCAACAATGAGAGATGCATTTGGCTTAAGCATTTGAGAATCATAGTTGAACATAGATACCGAGAATTGATGTAAACAACAATTTTGTCTAATTACACCATGAAAAGGATGTAAGCTCCGATACTCATTCTTCTTATAGACACATGGTAACCATGTGAGCCAGAACTTGTCTTTTACGTTCAGTAGGTTGGGGATTGCGGTCCAAAATTTAGGTATTACACATACATTACTGGCAAGTTTATTAGCATATGATTTGATTGAGAGGCTCCCACTTCCTAACCTCAATGtacaatgaaaaaaagaagtaaaataaaGCTGAAGGAACCCAATCAACTATGTCAGTTGCAAATCCATCTTAATACCTTCAGAATGTAATGAAGGGAAGAAGGACCAACAACCCAACTCAAGTTAGTGTTGTTTAGGGgtgaaataaattattagatttGATCTGGAGTAAAAAGTTTACCCCTATTAACcaaattttttcttctacttatcatattttcattttaagcGTGCAGTAATTGTAGCTAggtaaataaatgaaaatctgATACCAAATTATCTTGTTTAGATTTCTCTGCAGAAGTGGGCTGCTTATTGGTTGAATATGCAAGAAGAATAGGCTCCAATTTTCTCTACCTTAGATTCCATTTATATACTAATTAAACATATCAAAAGTGAGCATTTAAAATGAAGTTCCTGATGAATGACTGCCTATAAGTGCATCTCACCATGGGGGCATAGGATCCATTGCTTTTCTCTGTTGAGGGATGAGCAAGTCTTTGAGATTTCCCATGTAAATCTCAAGCATACTGAAAGTGAACAGAAATGCATGGTTACTATCCACCACTTGCTTAAAGAGTGCTTCAATTGCACGGGGCACCACCCCTGGAAAATCTGGAGTGCCTtcctgtgattttttttaaaaaaaaaaaccaggaacAAACATTGTACGAAATTAATTTAGTGATAGCATTAATTAATTCAAAGCTACAAAGTGGATTAGTATGTTAAGTCATCAGTGAAGTAGGATATGAACTACCATCTGTATTTGATCAGTCATAATCATGTTTTAAGCTAGAAACACCAAAGAATTTGTCTGAATATGCTATATGTGATAACTTATTTTAGTCACTTTGTAACAGAGAAAAGACAAGCCAGATCAGGGCATGCCATGAGTTTGAGGGCACCAAGTCTTTCGGTATCTGGTTCATTAAGCCTAAACCATGTGATAGGTCAGAGAACAACGACAAGCAAACAGAGAGAGCTCCTTTAGGGTAGGAAAGACCACAATAGCTACTTTCGGGTAGGAGAGACCACagttgtttgataaaatttcTCTACGAGGATTTCTTTATTGATCGATAGTCCTTAAATAAGAAAAGCTGCTGCAATTCTAATACAACTCTAATCCCAACCCAACTAATACATCCAAATCATAAGAGATGAGTCCTAAACCAAATACCTATTAAGAGTaaatggtctttaaatagactACAATAGGATAACCCCTAAATTAATAagatttcaaatattaaaattaactttaatcatAATCTTAAATATCCTAATCCTACTAAACCTCTCTCACCCAAATCTTTTCCCTAACACCATGTTGCTTGGCTATGTTATGTGGTAACTTGTAGCGGCTCCTCAGCATTTTTAGTAATAAGCCCATAATGGCATAAGAAGGTCCTCACCATGGTGAAAGTCTTCCCTGTGCCTGTCTGCCCATATGCAAAAATGCATGCATTGTAGCCATCTAGTGCCGATTTAATGACTGGTTCAACTTCAGAGAAGACTTCATCTGAAAATTGTCAATCTAATTCTTGGTCGCAAAACAGAtaactatattttattttctatttgcaGATAATGAATTGATTTGTTTGCTTGTATATATgctaagaagaagaaatgatatGAGAAAAAGTTTGATATAATTCAAACACCTTGTGATGAACCTGGTTGGAAAACCTTGTCAAAACTGTAACTTTTACTCTTATTATCTGAAAGCCTTAGAAGAACATTACTTGAATCGAAAGCTACAACAGGTCTAAAATGGCCAAAACTCTCCTCCACTGTGATGGGCCTTATACGACAATGTACACGAATGTTTCCTGCAGTGCAAATATGATGAGCACATTACTGCAATATATATTGGTGTTCCCAGCAAAGAAGCTACAAAGATTTTTCAGGTTGAGTGCAACCTATTATCCAATGAACTGATGACCCTACTTCAATCTAATTTGAACCCTTCTCCAAGATGACTACTCAAAGTTTATGATTTGGAAGAAGGCAATACTCTTCCTTGGCAATTTAGCATTGCAAAACCATACTTTCAGTCTACAAAGTAAAAGACAGTTTCAATTGAAGATGACTAACCTTTCAAGTCCAGAAAATCATTTAAGACCTGCCTTCTCTGAATATTCAGTTGACTTATGTTGGCTGTTAAGGCAGCCAGTTCATCTGTTCACGGGGCAAGAAAACTGATAGGCATGAGCGTAAACAGTAATTTTGAGTGATGGTGAAATTTTCACATGCATGTGCAGGCACACACATCTGCACACAGGGATACATCTgcaaacataaaaaagaaaggatTCACCTTTAATCTTTGAGATTGCACTACCCAAATCATCATCTTTGTTTCTGAAAGAATCACTTGTCTTTGGGTTTGCTGACTTCAATTCAATGGATGGTCCTTCAGATCGTAGGTTTCTTATTATATCACAAACTGATTTGACCCAGCTGGAAGTAAAATGTGCCTTCCGTCCTTGTAGGGAATTAATTGTTTCTGTAAGGTTCTGAACAGGTTTTCTTGGCTCCATGGTCTTTGTCTTCTTCAGCTGTAATATATTATAGCAGGTTAGTCTTCCCTCTTCTCCTCTGTCCTTTAATCTATTATGTATGTTGTAACTGTACATAAATCGAACAAAATGATTTGTGGCACTGAAAAATGTGAATGGGCAGAATCATGGATATGATATTGTATAATCAATGGATAATTGGATATATTCTAAAATCAATTATTCAACTTAAATTAATAGGGAATCGGGGGAAAGAATATATATCTTTATGATGGGAAATGTCTCTCTTCTAAGACATTCTTACAAGATTTTTGTAATGATACGAAAGCTCTATTATCAatacacatgtaacacataCCTCTCATACATTTAGTGCATGGAGAACATCCTCACATCATgacatatgatttttttttttttttttgttacaatttttttgatattatAGCATTGCTCAATGTTTGTTACTGAGGAACAAGTGGCTTAAGAAGAGGGTCACCTTTGATAACCTTTAAAAGTGGGTAAAATCGTAGTCAAA
Coding sequences:
- the LOC133878449 gene encoding kinesin-like protein KIN-14T isoform X1 → MLKKTKTMEPRKPVQNLTETINSLQGRKAHFTSSWVKSVCDIIRNLRSEGPSIELKSANPKTSDSFRNKDDDLGSAISKIKDELAALTANISQLNIQRRQVLNDFLDLKGNIRVHCRIRPITVEESFGHFRPVVAFDSSNVLLRLSDNKSKSYSFDKVFQPGSSQDEVFSEVEPVIKSALDGYNACIFAYGQTGTGKTFTMEGTPDFPGVVPRAIEALFKQVVDSNHAFLFTFSMLEIYMGNLKDLLIPQQRKAMDPMPPCLSIQTDPKGGIEIDNLVAIQVSDFNQALRLYRLGCQSRSTASTNSNTNSSRSHSLIRLSITCFDAPERQRETNKVWFIDLGGSERVLKTKASGRRFEEGKAINLALSALGDVINALQRRRFHVPYRNSKLTQVLKDSLGEGSKTLMLVHVSPKEEDLCETICSLNFATRARSIELGTVDSTQEKRNEKEVAMRNLQQKMKMVEEERRNVRRNIEKLNEKLETITRTGQNSSQQLDDTHLSIGLPQPNLEILSNKTRDVPISIMSQLPRFMRPTICSRRKSGLDYPNLEEKHIFPARRRRPVSHRAESVTFPVKGNSDYSSECSISRSSCVLGLNTKGTADIETEYSQDTSECDIKAVAFPEQEISPRGSLNQNAHLSHSEGCGNRLKNKCSSTNFMKVDKWLHLHKNEPSINSCSHRSKRVLAIPTSEKKYGLNGQKKENKLRDGKVHNYNFKTKEIFYPEKLEKQVDVDKPQTLMEDCLSKDSRSGSNCVLHVIDGDLMIQKRDLVNCPLIVDNERGTSFSPNICGCTFYPDHDDNGINLMSMIQAVKGETRCPVSFLPENIGCCHVLPSDLDYSVVNPKEDSNVSLFSSAVEPDCQQVPAGIGVENSKKEDSDTSSRSSMKGTIPGPQKLRSQIALLMVNPNPEEQTTPFVKSQECAQSAGICQLLKQKIQIVYASAVLGLGFQNLGFEHDFFYGLML
- the LOC133878449 gene encoding kinesin-like protein KIN-14T isoform X2 codes for the protein MLKKTKTMEPRKPVQNLTETINSLQGRKAHFTSSWVKSVCDIIRNLRSEGPSIELKSANPKTSDSFRNKDDDLGSAISKIKDELAALTANISQLNIQRRQVLNDFLDLKGNIRVHCRIRPITVEESFGHFRPVVAFDSSNVLLRLSDNKSKSYSFDKVFQPGSSQDEVFSEVEPVIKSALDGYNACIFAYGQTGTGKTFTMEGTPDFPGVVPRAIEALFKQVVDSNHAFLFTFSMLEIYMGNLKDLLIPQQRKAMDPMPPCLSIQTDPKGGIEIDNLVAIQVSDFNQALRLYRLGCQSRSTASTNSNTNSSRSHSLIRLSITCFDAPERQRETNKVWFIDLGGSERVLKTKASGRRFEEGKAINLALSALGDVINALQRRRFHVPYRNSKLTQVLKDSLGEGSKTLMLVHVSPKEEDLCETICSLNFATRARSIELGTVDSTEKRNEKEVAMRNLQQKMKMVEEERRNVRRNIEKLNEKLETITRTGQNSSQQLDDTHLSIGLPQPNLEILSNKTRDVPISIMSQLPRFMRPTICSRRKSGLDYPNLEEKHIFPARRRRPVSHRAESVTFPVKGNSDYSSECSISRSSCVLGLNTKGTADIETEYSQDTSECDIKAVAFPEQEISPRGSLNQNAHLSHSEGCGNRLKNKCSSTNFMKVDKWLHLHKNEPSINSCSHRSKRVLAIPTSEKKYGLNGQKKENKLRDGKVHNYNFKTKEIFYPEKLEKQVDVDKPQTLMEDCLSKDSRSGSNCVLHVIDGDLMIQKRDLVNCPLIVDNERGTSFSPNICGCTFYPDHDDNGINLMSMIQAVKGETRCPVSFLPENIGCCHVLPSDLDYSVVNPKEDSNVSLFSSAVEPDCQQVPAGIGVENSKKEDSDTSSRSSMKGTIPGPQKLRSQIALLMVNPNPEEQTTPFVKSQECAQSAGICQLLKQKIQIVYASAVLGLGFQNLGFEHDFFYGLML